Proteins from a single region of Mytilus trossulus isolate FHL-02 chromosome 2, PNRI_Mtr1.1.1.hap1, whole genome shotgun sequence:
- the LOC134707052 gene encoding uncharacterized protein LOC134707052 has protein sequence MTEKIKECIPRSGLCLDQFINNGKLRTRESSSSSEDINVPKQRHRNSRNRRRISSIHTDQHDQICADFHSDLPPSCTCHWTLYNLESLGVYYKYEAIPCHLILDIVYDQTGMFGHLTLNQKVLVKKLQDQIEFSFNISDLHRYNTEEYYREIVENLSKNLLSVVEDFTTSTALMVHYQSQRDKYGGKLSEAVFNDLFKSFVRMVNLVPGQGEEWKAQMTILQQTVTSESDIVIMTKHFVDSVPQSIVAVVSIEEVNKLYQGGNESTCSLLKRHMNKRQFKRMNGDTSSSSNEYEISENRKPEIYKRVNQTVLGQHGGELLVHAQAYGSRFASKSNCCRFHPGMIVIGTQVILTLLEFNYDHMDKLHNESVNENSRSWIYYSDPKDFLKKEDRDLLIESFVRLSN, from the exons ATGACTGAGAAAATTAAAGAATGCATCCCACGTTCAGGCTTGTGTCTCGATcaatttataaacaatggaaaacTCAGGACGAGAGAAAGTTCATCATCTAGCGAAGACATCAATGTGCCTAAACAACGACATCGAAATAGCAGGAATAGACGAAGGATATCGAGTATTCATACtgatcaacatgatcaaatatGTGCCGATTTTCATTCAGATCTCCCACCATCGTGTACTTGTCATTGGACACTTTATAATCTTGAGTCGCTTGGTGTCTACTACAAATACGAAGCAATACCCTGCCATTTAATCTTAGATATTGTATACGACCAAACAGGAATGTTTGGACATTTAACATTGAACCAAAAAGTGTTGGTGAAGAAACTCCAGGACCAAATAGAGTTCTCATTTAATATATCTGATCTTCATAGATACAATACAGAGGAGTACTATAGAGAAATAGTTGAGAATTTAAGTAAAAATCTGTTAAG TGTAGTAGAAGATTTCACTACAAGTACAGCACTCATGGTTCATTATCAATCACAGAGGGACAAGTATGGAGGGAAACTATCAGAAGCTGTgtttaatgatttatttaaatcttttgtGAGGATGGTCAATCTAGTTCCTGG ccAAGGTGAAGAATGGAAGGCACAGATGACAATTCTTCAACAAACTGTTACATCAGAATCAGATATAGTTATAATGACAAAACATTTTGTTGATTCTGTTCCTCAAAGTATAGTGGCTGTTGTTTCTATTGAAGAG GTAAACAAATTGTACCAAGGAGGAAATGAAAGTACATGTAGCCTTTTGAAAAGACACATGAACAAAAGACAGTTTAAAAGAATGAATGGAGACACTTCAAGTTCTAGTAATGAATATGAAATATCTGAAAACAGGAAACCAGAAATTTATAAACGAGTTAATCAGACTGTTCTAGGACAACATGGAGGAGAGCTCTTGGTACATGCTCAAGCTTATGGGAGCAGATTTGCTAGTAAAAGCAATTGTTGTAGATTTCATCCAGGAATGATTGTTATAGGAACTCAA gTCATTTTAACTTTATTGGAATTCAATTATGATCACATGGATAAACTACATAACGAAAgtgtaaatgaaaattcaagGAGCTGGATATACTACTCTGACCCAAAGGATTTCTTAAAGAAGGAAGATCGGGATTTATTAATTGAGTCATTTGTAAGACTGAGTAATTAA